In the Gemmatimonadota bacterium genome, one interval contains:
- a CDS encoding NB-ARC domain-containing protein, with product MIKSEEKDVERIRQKLSDNPAAFAVVVAGPSGVGKTSMCQGVLCADSSVRRCVPTTTPPPRGDEIQDVD from the coding sequence ATGATTAAATCAGAAGAAAAGGATGTTGAACGAATTCGGCAAAAGCTGAGCGATAATCCCGCCGCATTTGCCGTGGTTGTCGCCGGGCCATCGGGAGTGGGAAAAACATCGATGTGCCAGGGGGTTTTGTGTGCAGATTCAAGCGTACGGCGCTGTGTGCCGACAACGACGCCACCACCACGCGGGGACGAGATACAGGATGTCGACC
- a CDS encoding YicC family protein, giving the protein MIASMTGFGKGVAEGEVVRVIVEIRSVNGRYGDVMVRMPRSLSELEPRIKERVLSVFTRGRLDVSITLQGATSEQGLPVLKPEVLAAYLKGIEEIRSDISGDIDLMQIAQLPQLFAFEVPELDSEAFWKEVSAALSQAIDACRAMCLAEGEKLACDLRTRISVLDEFLQRVEALAPERVENVRTRLEEKLAQLLTPEQIDESRLLMEIALLADRSDITEECVRFHSHNAQFLEMLNRKEAVGRRLNFLLQEMLREANTMGSKAGDATIAHVVVDIKEEIEKLKEQVQNIE; this is encoded by the coding sequence ATGATCGCCAGCATGACCGGTTTTGGAAAGGGTGTTGCAGAGGGGGAAGTGGTCCGCGTTATTGTTGAAATTCGGTCGGTCAATGGACGCTATGGCGATGTGATGGTACGCATGCCCCGTTCTTTGTCTGAGCTTGAGCCTCGCATCAAAGAACGGGTTTTATCGGTCTTTACAAGAGGGCGACTCGATGTGAGTATCACCTTACAGGGTGCTACATCAGAGCAGGGCCTTCCCGTACTCAAACCCGAAGTACTGGCCGCATATCTCAAGGGAATTGAGGAAATTCGTTCAGATATATCGGGCGATATCGACTTAATGCAAATTGCCCAATTGCCTCAACTATTCGCATTTGAAGTTCCCGAACTCGATTCTGAAGCCTTCTGGAAAGAGGTATCTGCTGCACTCAGTCAAGCCATTGACGCCTGTCGGGCCATGTGCCTCGCAGAAGGTGAAAAACTCGCCTGTGATCTCCGCACGCGCATCTCAGTACTCGACGAATTTCTCCAGCGCGTCGAAGCCCTCGCACCCGAGCGTGTAGAAAATGTTCGGACGAGATTAGAGGAAAAATTGGCGCAATTATTAACACCTGAACAAATTGACGAGAGCAGGTTGTTGATGGAAATTGCCCTCCTGGCTGACCGCAGCGATATAACAGAAGAATGTGTGCGTTTTCACAGCCACAACGCGCAGTTTCTCGAGATGCTCAACCGCAAAGAAGCAGTTGGCCGGCGTCTCAATTTTTTGCTACAAGAAATGCTCAGGGAAGCCAATACTATGGGATCCAAAGCGGGTGACGCGACGATAGCCCATGTAGTCGTGGATATCAAAGAAGAAATAGAAAAGCTCAAAGAACAGGTTCAAAATATTGAGTAA
- the lepA gene encoding translation elongation factor 4 produces MNLQNIRNFSIIAHIDHGKSTLADRLLEQTQTLSKFQMQDQVLDSMDLERERGITIKSHAIRMDYTAPDGQIYELNLIDTPGHVDFSYEVSRSLTACEGALLLVDAAQGVEAQTVSNVLLALEHDLFIIPVINKIDLPGAEVDRVVMQLHDLLGVEEEEIVKISAKEGIGIDKLLTAIIDEIPPPEGNPDAPLKALIFDSIFDQYRGVVAYVRVFDGVLKKNMPIRLFSTHQNYDAEEIGTLKLKRIKQQNLSAGEVGYLIAGIKDLEDARVGDTVTGSANPAHHPLPGYQEVKPMVFAGLYPVSSDDFENLRSALEKLHLNDASLSYEPETSTALGFGFRCGFLGLLHMEIVQERLDREFDIDIITTVPNVEYRVRLTSGEQIDVQNPAEMPPAGNIEDIAEPILDAQILVPSEYVGNIMRIAQDRRGHYRTTEYIDPTRALLRYDLPLSEIVLDFYDRLKSVSRGYASFDYEYKKHQAADLVKLDLLINGEPLDALSAIVHRDKAHVWGRALCQKLKALIPRQLFEVIIQAAIGAKVISRETVRPFRKNVTAKCYGGDITRKRKLLERQKEGKKRMKQVGAVEIPQEAFLAVLQMEM; encoded by the coding sequence ATGAATCTTCAGAATATTCGAAATTTTTCTATTATCGCGCATATTGATCACGGAAAATCGACCCTGGCCGATCGGTTGCTCGAACAGACGCAAACCCTGAGCAAATTTCAGATGCAAGATCAGGTGCTCGATAGCATGGACCTCGAGCGCGAGCGGGGTATTACCATCAAATCGCACGCTATTCGCATGGATTATACGGCGCCAGATGGTCAGATCTACGAACTCAATCTCATCGATACGCCGGGTCATGTCGATTTCTCTTATGAGGTCTCGCGCAGCCTTACCGCATGTGAAGGGGCGTTGCTCCTCGTTGATGCGGCGCAAGGAGTAGAAGCCCAAACCGTTAGCAATGTTCTCCTCGCCCTGGAGCACGACCTGTTCATCATTCCCGTGATCAACAAAATTGATCTGCCCGGGGCGGAGGTTGATCGCGTGGTCATGCAACTCCACGACTTGCTCGGTGTCGAAGAAGAAGAAATTGTCAAAATTAGCGCTAAAGAGGGCATTGGGATCGATAAACTTCTAACTGCCATCATCGATGAGATACCGCCCCCTGAAGGGAATCCGGATGCACCGCTTAAGGCTCTCATCTTCGATTCCATTTTCGATCAATATCGCGGTGTCGTGGCTTATGTGCGCGTTTTTGATGGTGTTTTGAAAAAAAACATGCCCATCCGCCTCTTTTCGACCCACCAAAATTACGACGCCGAAGAAATTGGTACTCTCAAACTCAAACGCATCAAACAACAAAACCTCAGTGCGGGCGAAGTCGGGTATCTCATCGCGGGTATCAAAGATCTTGAAGACGCTCGGGTCGGCGATACCGTTACCGGCTCTGCGAATCCCGCCCATCATCCCTTACCCGGCTACCAGGAAGTCAAACCCATGGTCTTTGCCGGACTTTATCCCGTATCATCAGATGACTTTGAAAATCTTCGCTCTGCGCTCGAAAAACTGCACCTTAACGATGCGTCATTGTCCTATGAACCCGAAACTTCGACAGCACTGGGTTTCGGGTTCCGATGTGGTTTTCTCGGTCTGCTCCACATGGAAATTGTCCAGGAGCGACTGGACCGCGAATTTGACATAGACATCATCACTACTGTGCCCAATGTCGAATATCGCGTGCGTCTGACGAGTGGCGAGCAAATCGATGTGCAAAATCCCGCTGAGATGCCCCCGGCGGGAAATATAGAAGATATTGCCGAGCCCATACTCGATGCCCAAATCCTGGTGCCCTCTGAATATGTGGGCAATATTATGCGTATTGCACAAGACCGTCGGGGACATTACCGGACGACCGAATATATCGATCCTACCCGCGCCCTCTTGCGCTACGACCTGCCGTTATCCGAAATTGTACTCGATTTCTACGATCGCCTCAAATCGGTCTCGCGCGGTTATGCATCGTTTGACTACGAATACAAAAAACACCAGGCAGCGGATCTGGTCAAACTCGACCTGCTCATCAATGGCGAACCTTTAGACGCTCTCTCTGCAATTGTTCACCGCGACAAAGCCCATGTATGGGGGCGCGCGTTGTGTCAAAAACTCAAGGCACTGATCCCGCGACAACTCTTTGAAGTCATTATTCAAGCGGCAATCGGTGCCAAAGTGATCTCGCGCGAAACCGTACGTCCCTTCCGAAAGAATGTTACTGCCAAATGTTATGGCGGCGATATTACCCGCAAGCGCAAACTCCTCGAGCGTCAAAAGGAGGGTAAAAAGCGCATGAAACAAGTCGGCGCAGTAGAAATTCCTCAAGAAGCGTTTCTCGCTGTCTTGCAGATGGAAATGTGA
- the lepB gene encoding signal peptidase I, translating to MPPQKSVTIEYIKAILLAFALALFIRIFVVQAFRIPSGSMENTLLVGDFLLANKFIYGARIPFTDTRLPAWRSPSPGDIVIFQYPRDPSRDFIKRIVAGPGQKVEIKDKILYVDDKRAIDPSKAKYIDSVILKRRSVANTRDNYGPKIVPEDCYFVMGDNRDSSEDSRYWGFLKGDLIRGKAFILYWSWMPDDRVPAYSNITSLLSIAFYNLFHFPERVRWQRIGMLVE from the coding sequence ATGCCCCCCCAAAAATCCGTGACTATCGAATATATCAAAGCCATCTTACTCGCGTTTGCACTCGCGCTTTTTATTCGCATATTTGTCGTGCAGGCATTTCGCATTCCTTCGGGATCGATGGAAAATACTTTGCTGGTCGGAGATTTTTTGCTGGCGAATAAATTTATTTATGGCGCTCGCATTCCTTTTACCGATACTCGCCTGCCTGCGTGGCGCTCGCCATCTCCCGGTGATATTGTCATTTTTCAGTATCCCAGAGATCCATCTCGCGACTTTATCAAACGCATTGTTGCAGGTCCTGGGCAGAAAGTTGAAATCAAAGATAAAATTCTTTATGTTGACGACAAGCGCGCGATTGATCCGTCCAAAGCCAAATATATCGATTCTGTTATTCTCAAACGGAGATCGGTAGCCAATACGCGGGATAACTACGGGCCTAAAATTGTGCCCGAAGACTGTTATTTCGTGATGGGCGACAACCGCGACAGCAGTGAAGACAGCCGATACTGGGGCTTTCTCAAGGGCGACCTCATTCGAGGGAAAGCATTTATTCTCTACTGGTCCTGGATGCCAGATGATCGCGTTCCCGCATATAGCAACATAACTTCTCTGCTCAGTATTGCGTTCTATAATCTGTTCCATTTCCCAGAGCGCGTGCGCTGGCAGCGCATTGGTATGCTCGTGGAGTGA
- the hemW gene encoding radical SAM family heme chaperone HemW — MHLGLYIHIPFCHSRCPYCDFAFVVGKNHMAKRYTDAVIVEMQNRMQSLRTTPVFNTLYFGGGTPSAIPPGQLNRIFKKAKSAISSDAEITAEANPNDHKHFEKLYEYGVNRLSLGVQAFTDRALKALGRFHTASDAMGAFQAARDVGFKNISIDLMYGAPGQTPEEWIKSLQRAIELCPEHISVYGLTIEPQTNFARRFQKGQLDVPPETDQAEMYMYAIDQLEAAGYTHYEISNFARPGFASRHNLNYWHDRSYLGVGLSAHSYLDNRRSWNVRALTTYMQRIEATGYEVEREERLTPTQHLLERVMLGLRQRKGLCADFLSHPKIHKQYTAMVNQHLLEQIDNRIRLTRQGLLLADLVCTELVREL, encoded by the coding sequence ATGCACCTGGGGCTTTACATTCATATCCCATTTTGTCACTCGCGCTGCCCGTATTGCGATTTTGCATTTGTTGTGGGCAAGAATCACATGGCCAAACGCTATACGGATGCGGTGATTGTCGAAATGCAAAATCGCATGCAATCCCTCAGAACGACGCCCGTGTTCAATACGCTATACTTCGGGGGAGGCACGCCCTCGGCAATACCGCCTGGACAATTGAATCGAATCTTTAAAAAAGCGAAAAGTGCGATCTCTTCCGATGCAGAGATTACGGCAGAGGCCAATCCAAATGATCACAAGCACTTTGAAAAATTATATGAATATGGTGTAAACCGCTTGAGTCTGGGCGTGCAGGCATTTACAGATCGCGCACTCAAAGCACTCGGTCGATTTCACACAGCGTCAGATGCGATGGGTGCGTTTCAAGCCGCCCGCGATGTGGGATTTAAGAACATAAGTATCGACCTTATGTACGGCGCGCCAGGACAGACGCCTGAAGAATGGATAAAGAGTCTTCAGAGGGCTATTGAACTGTGTCCTGAGCATATCTCGGTGTATGGCCTCACGATTGAACCTCAGACCAATTTTGCGCGCCGCTTTCAAAAGGGGCAATTGGATGTACCGCCTGAGACCGATCAGGCCGAGATGTATATGTATGCTATTGACCAACTCGAGGCTGCTGGGTACACACATTACGAGATTTCCAATTTTGCCCGACCGGGATTTGCGTCGCGTCACAATCTCAACTACTGGCATGATCGATCCTATTTGGGCGTTGGTTTATCTGCACATTCATATCTCGACAATCGCCGATCCTGGAATGTGCGCGCCCTTACAACCTATATGCAGCGCATTGAAGCCACCGGATATGAAGTGGAAAGAGAAGAACGACTCACACCGACGCAGCACCTGCTGGAGCGCGTTATGCTTGGATTGCGCCAACGCAAGGGGCTTTGCGCAGATTTTTTGAGCCATCCAAAAATCCACAAACAGTACACCGCGATGGTAAATCAGCATTTGCTGGAACAAATTGATAACCGCATTCGCCTGACGCGACAGGGACTCCTGCTCGCCGACCTGGTATGCACCGAACTCGTTAGAGAACTATAG
- the thrB gene encoding homoserine kinase, with product MEFRIRLPGSTANLGPGYDALGMALSIYNYVAVKTRSQPGVSFSIEGEGTDILSADEENLFYHAAQFAAQRAGKTLPGIDIHMHNTVPLARGLGSSSTAIVGGVVAANHLLCEPFSQMEMLDIATAIEGHPDNVSPCLLGGLTASTMNDNRVACVRALPPEELRAVVAIPEFELKTEDARNVLPNTVSHSDAVFSTGRACIVTAALITGNFEHLAVGMQDRLHHPYRAKLIPGFDQILSAAVKAGAWGAALSGAGPTLVALTTQNAEAIGQAMIGVWATKNIRARCQVLKVDPSGATVT from the coding sequence ATGGAATTTCGCATCCGTCTGCCCGGTTCCACGGCCAATCTCGGTCCCGGTTATGATGCTCTGGGCATGGCGCTGTCTATTTACAATTATGTCGCGGTAAAAACCCGTTCCCAACCGGGCGTGTCGTTTAGCATTGAGGGTGAAGGTACGGATATTTTGTCTGCCGATGAGGAGAATCTCTTCTATCACGCCGCGCAATTTGCCGCCCAACGCGCGGGGAAAACGCTGCCCGGGATCGATATCCACATGCACAATACCGTGCCCCTTGCCCGGGGATTGGGCAGTAGTTCAACCGCTATTGTCGGTGGTGTTGTTGCAGCCAATCACCTCTTATGTGAACCCTTTTCACAGATGGAGATGCTCGATATTGCCACCGCTATTGAAGGCCATCCCGACAATGTCTCGCCCTGCTTGCTCGGTGGTCTCACTGCTTCTACTATGAATGACAATCGCGTTGCATGCGTGCGCGCTCTGCCCCCGGAAGAATTGCGCGCCGTGGTCGCCATTCCCGAATTTGAACTCAAAACCGAAGATGCTCGCAATGTCTTGCCCAATACCGTTTCTCACAGTGATGCCGTTTTCAGTACAGGCCGAGCGTGCATTGTTACAGCAGCGCTGATCACGGGAAATTTTGAGCATCTCGCCGTTGGCATGCAAGACCGATTGCATCATCCCTATCGGGCAAAACTCATTCCAGGCTTTGATCAGATACTCTCAGCAGCGGTCAAAGCAGGGGCATGGGGTGCGGCGCTTTCGGGTGCGGGGCCAACCCTCGTCGCGCTTACAACCCAAAATGCCGAAGCTATTGGACAGGCTATGATTGGTGTTTGGGCGACAAAAAACATACGAGCGCGTTGTCAGGTCCTCAAAGTTGATCCATCGGGAGCTACCGTCACATGA
- a CDS encoding SLBB domain-containing protein, giving the protein MIISMAYPGHYMRFFYFALVGLLIFDFAFYPFAAHAQSRRRDSRQTEEKPERRESTRPFAAPSVEKTEQEATPLVEIKSIGKAAYDAVIRSGRYIVGPGDVFAVVVNRDEEIETFEVPVGASGSLLLPFIDPVSVAFLSLAEADRAIQSAIKKRFRQLDISISLAQLRTFPINVVGEVHIPGTVAVNGVEQASQLILKAGGLIDDPDRRGSSRNIQIMRLDENGKWYNTGRRVDLELWNRTGDEQYNPFMLDGEQIVVPAAKSDSIYVTGAIQRPGSYEFAPGDRVSDLIVLGNGLRAHSPPKRARLLRLSNDGGWTPIDIDLPRALAGDPEANIPVQIGDKLYVIGDTKWVYVEGEVKFPGPFPLKEGLRLKELLQQAELTPEASVVQASLIRKVNYEETATEDDPALDRLLGIPRTQRTDAEEALITLKTQQLSGRLPIDFVALMASDERHNILLQDGDVVRIPRFVPSVRVTGAVVAPANIPYDATLTVGGYIDLAGGFNTRAKRRDIIIVEGNTGNAIDVTVESLVRPGDAIFVPPRETVPGQGYRILREAIAMVGAVASIVLTIVVIERERGQGQGQ; this is encoded by the coding sequence ATGATTATTTCTATGGCATATCCGGGGCACTATATGCGGTTTTTTTATTTTGCGCTCGTGGGCTTGCTCATTTTTGACTTTGCGTTTTACCCTTTCGCTGCACACGCGCAATCTCGCCGCCGCGACTCGCGTCAAACTGAAGAAAAACCAGAACGGCGAGAATCCACCAGACCGTTTGCCGCGCCTTCTGTCGAAAAAACAGAGCAAGAGGCTACGCCACTGGTTGAAATCAAAAGCATTGGCAAGGCGGCCTATGATGCGGTTATTCGCTCGGGCCGCTATATTGTCGGGCCGGGCGATGTTTTTGCCGTGGTTGTAAATAGAGATGAAGAAATCGAAACCTTTGAAGTGCCTGTCGGCGCGAGTGGCAGTTTGCTTTTACCTTTTATTGATCCTGTTTCTGTCGCGTTTTTATCGCTTGCAGAAGCTGACCGCGCCATCCAATCGGCGATCAAAAAACGCTTTCGTCAACTCGATATCTCCATCAGCCTCGCGCAACTCCGCACATTTCCCATCAACGTGGTTGGCGAAGTGCATATACCCGGTACTGTTGCGGTCAATGGCGTAGAACAGGCATCGCAACTCATTCTCAAGGCCGGAGGCCTTATTGACGATCCGGACCGCAGAGGCTCCAGCCGCAATATCCAGATTATGCGTCTTGACGAAAATGGAAAGTGGTACAATACGGGACGCCGGGTTGATCTCGAGCTGTGGAACCGCACGGGCGACGAGCAATACAATCCCTTTATGCTCGATGGGGAACAAATCGTGGTGCCTGCCGCCAAAAGCGATTCTATCTATGTCACAGGGGCGATACAACGGCCCGGTAGTTATGAATTTGCGCCCGGTGATCGCGTGTCTGACCTCATTGTTCTTGGAAATGGTTTGCGCGCCCATTCCCCTCCAAAGCGCGCCCGCCTTTTGCGCCTGTCGAATGATGGCGGTTGGACGCCTATAGATATTGACCTCCCGCGCGCGCTTGCAGGTGATCCCGAGGCCAACATCCCCGTGCAAATAGGTGATAAACTCTATGTTATTGGCGATACAAAGTGGGTTTATGTCGAAGGCGAAGTAAAATTTCCCGGTCCTTTTCCCCTGAAGGAGGGGCTTCGCCTCAAAGAATTATTACAACAGGCTGAACTTACACCCGAAGCGTCTGTGGTTCAGGCGTCCCTTATTCGCAAAGTCAATTATGAAGAGACCGCAACAGAAGACGATCCCGCACTTGACCGATTGCTCGGCATTCCCCGCACACAGCGCACCGATGCCGAAGAAGCTCTTATTACCCTCAAAACCCAGCAGCTTTCGGGGCGTTTGCCCATTGATTTTGTAGCGCTCATGGCCAGCGACGAGCGGCACAATATTCTCCTGCAAGATGGCGATGTCGTCCGCATTCCGCGATTTGTGCCTTCTGTGCGCGTGACAGGTGCGGTCGTTGCGCCTGCGAATATTCCTTATGACGCGACACTTACGGTTGGCGGTTATATCGATCTCGCTGGCGGTTTTAACACACGCGCAAAACGGAGAGATATTATCATTGTTGAGGGCAATACGGGCAATGCTATAGACGTCACAGTAGAATCGCTCGTGCGTCCCGGCGATGCGATTTTTGTTCCCCCACGAGAGACCGTGCCCGGGCAGGGCTATCGGATTTTGAGAGAAGCTATTGCTATGGTGGGTGCTGTTGCATCGATTGTTCTGACCATCGTGGTGATCGAACGCGAACGCGGGCAGGGACAGGGGCAGTGA
- a CDS encoding Wzz/FepE/Etk N-terminal domain-containing protein: MESERNLLDYIYVLVRWRRMILTCFFAVTLVTAGISLVLPKAYRAYATVYPPQDTGGSLGGLSTLLQELPLNLMGLGGEAVSATEFVPVVESESVRLSVAKRFDLAARYGASHQSELLDMISNRLEVGLSREQFLTISYEADSPELAAELTNAFVEELKNALERRNQNKTRTYLAYLEERLKEAEQDMLEAERRYRDFQNKHMVLDVETQIKTQLETASTLIGSLAELIIKRDVQSKLMTSDNPELKRLDIEIQTTRQVLDDMLMGQVPDSLRSSDSGGQLPEIFKPFRQLPELGLAALPLIRDIQIQNAIYQFVKQEYEKTRFENEKGTQVVTVLDYARPPDTRSYPRRSLMVAIAGGLSLILSCLFAFVFEALRSLTPENRAKLDAISDEL, from the coding sequence ATGGAATCTGAACGCAATCTCCTCGATTATATTTACGTTCTCGTGCGCTGGCGGCGCATGATTCTCACGTGCTTTTTTGCCGTCACGCTGGTGACAGCGGGCATTTCGCTCGTGTTGCCAAAAGCCTACCGTGCGTATGCGACAGTTTATCCCCCGCAAGATACCGGCGGTAGTCTCGGGGGGCTATCCACCCTTTTGCAGGAACTGCCTCTCAATTTGATGGGACTGGGTGGTGAGGCTGTATCTGCCACAGAGTTTGTTCCAGTCGTTGAAAGCGAAAGCGTGCGCCTATCTGTTGCCAAGCGCTTTGATCTCGCCGCGCGCTATGGTGCCAGCCATCAAAGTGAATTGCTCGATATGATATCCAATCGCCTGGAAGTCGGGCTCTCGCGCGAGCAATTTCTCACGATTTCCTACGAAGCCGATTCCCCAGAACTGGCGGCCGAATTGACCAATGCTTTTGTTGAAGAACTCAAAAACGCGCTTGAACGACGCAATCAAAACAAAACGCGCACCTATCTGGCTTATCTCGAAGAGCGGCTCAAAGAAGCCGAACAGGACATGCTCGAAGCCGAACGGCGCTATCGAGATTTTCAGAACAAGCACATGGTATTAGATGTTGAAACCCAGATCAAAACACAGTTGGAAACCGCTTCCACTCTCATCGGCTCGCTGGCAGAACTGATTATCAAGCGCGATGTCCAATCAAAACTGATGACCTCGGACAATCCTGAATTGAAAAGACTCGATATAGAAATCCAGACCACGCGCCAGGTGCTCGACGATATGCTTATGGGGCAAGTCCCCGATAGCCTGCGCAGCAGCGATTCGGGCGGGCAATTGCCCGAAATTTTTAAGCCTTTTCGACAATTGCCCGAATTGGGCCTGGCCGCGCTGCCACTCATCCGCGATATTCAAATACAGAACGCCATCTATCAGTTTGTCAAACAAGAGTACGAAAAAACGCGATTTGAAAATGAAAAAGGCACGCAGGTGGTCACAGTTCTGGATTATGCGCGACCTCCTGATACGCGCAGCTATCCGCGCCGCAGTCTCATGGTTGCTATTGCGGGGGGGCTTAGTCTGATATTGAGTTGCTTGTTTGCCTTTGTATTTGAAGCTCTGAGAAGTTTGACTCCGGAGAATCGGGCCAAGCTCGATGCCATATCAGATGAATTGTGA
- a CDS encoding cobalamin-independent methionine synthase II family protein, whose amino-acid sequence MSENLDTILTTTVGSYPLPDWLVAAPSETAVVDATRVIFDTQRQAGIDLPTDGELYRFDINHPETNGMIEYFVRPMGGTRADFGRTEVEAFRQRQSMDFRAKPAAVVDDALSEGSLDLLSDCLRAAAVAGGPFKFTLTSPYMLARTLLDNYYGDFEALLMGVADVLADQVRGLPCACVQVDEANIPGNPEDGPIAAKAINRVLDAVDPDTERAVHFCFGNYGGQTIQRGTWRALIDFLNNLHTDHLVLELAHRPDDDLVALKEIDPRIKLGIGVVDIKINHFETAEQIARRLDRAEKELGPGRIAFIHPDCGFWMLKRSVADLKIAALAQGRNLYLGRVK is encoded by the coding sequence ATGTCTGAAAACCTGGATACAATTCTCACCACCACAGTTGGGTCTTATCCGCTGCCCGACTGGCTCGTGGCAGCGCCGAGTGAAACCGCTGTTGTAGATGCCACGCGCGTTATCTTCGATACGCAGCGCCAGGCTGGGATTGATCTGCCTACCGATGGCGAACTCTACCGATTTGACATCAACCATCCCGAGACCAATGGTATGATCGAATATTTTGTGCGTCCTATGGGCGGTACGCGCGCTGATTTTGGGCGTACTGAGGTTGAGGCGTTTCGCCAACGACAGTCCATGGACTTTCGCGCCAAACCCGCTGCTGTTGTCGATGACGCGCTCTCAGAGGGTTCGCTCGACCTGTTATCCGACTGTTTGCGCGCAGCAGCCGTCGCAGGTGGTCCCTTCAAATTTACACTTACCAGTCCCTATATGCTTGCCCGCACCTTGCTCGACAACTACTACGGCGATTTTGAAGCCCTGCTCATGGGGGTGGCCGATGTGCTGGCCGATCAGGTGCGCGGCCTGCCATGCGCCTGTGTTCAGGTGGATGAAGCCAATATCCCGGGCAATCCCGAGGACGGGCCTATCGCTGCGAAGGCGATTAATAGGGTACTCGACGCGGTCGATCCCGATACTGAAAGAGCTGTTCACTTTTGTTTTGGAAATTACGGTGGGCAGACTATCCAACGCGGCACCTGGCGCGCACTTATCGATTTTCTCAATAACTTGCATACCGATCACCTCGTGCTCGAACTGGCCCATCGCCCGGATGATGATCTGGTTGCTCTGAAAGAAATTGATCCGCGCATCAAGCTCGGCATTGGCGTGGTTGACATCAAAATCAATCATTTTGAAACCGCGGAACAGATTGCCCGACGCCTCGACCGGGCTGAAAAAGAACTCGGCCCGGGGCGCATCGCATTTATTCATCCCGATTGCGGGTTCTGGATGCTCAAACGCTCGGTGGCAGATCTCAAGATCGCAGCCCTCGCGCAAGGCAGAAATCTCTATTTGGGAAGGGTGAAGTGA